The Tenebrio molitor chromosome 5, icTenMoli1.1, whole genome shotgun sequence genome has a segment encoding these proteins:
- the mahj gene encoding protein mahjong isoform X4 codes for MTENSNSTSVMTEVTTLIRNWEDEHGEPNYDPIQTLTRLAEICEVETENYLKMDPDPFDERHPSRTDPDCKLGQILKALFRKDNFMNKLVNDYLRDSYYSRTGVVAGRDVDQLNIAACRLMLDVMPGLETSVVFQPDMDNLIHRLIKWTTNSIEPLQSYATGLLAAAMEIPEIATRFREQNGRLVPLLLQRLRRLQSSSEFAMTANNTRPFAHLSSLKSPPYRGDGVIKVTPPSGVKRQNIFAVRENGVTSAAKTNLKETPEVVNSSVTEMSELSDSENGQKRKRAKLDHEASATVSVISPPKSLPFNETSNSSWAELESFMIGTVQIFPPTIATRQILILRYLTPLGEYQEFLSHVFENDALNLILCYVNVRATKEARLAFEALKYLAALLCHKKFSIEFIQMDGLEALLEVPRPSIAATGVSICLYYLGYCEEAMERVCLLPKYIITSLVKYALWLLECSHDSGRCHAIMFFGLTFQFKVILEEFDAQDGLRKLHNVISTLSILLPDADSTQLNEDQECAARQIVRHVCVAYRRYLEAHLNSKVEPIRRSQLRPNERPGQPALPAQPSYKACKSSPEEIQQNVEMLLQHMPFRVHWTPVDQLLKLGGVTLLLKIIAFAYEWNYSGRAETVRSALDVLAIACVMPKVQLLFCDRVDLPEESATVGINIILGAAEGEIVADADVQKAALRVIVNCVCAPICRVGGSLGRYSATLNSPNKKMKFKSSEELIQKVWDCVRSNSGIMVLLQLMNIKTPITDADCIRTLACKALAGLARSETVRQIVSKLPLFTSGQLQNLMRDPILQEKRQEHVTFQKYALELLERLSGKTKHRGNDLEVSLANIHRANVVAQTKIQFNDRQLLQLIHQHLISKGFPETAASLVKEANLGNSVTQLSAHQPTKFRYSSTLTPSRLKLTFSGSQHRALPSPVIQKEETTVINGANANSPAIKLIKKTQNQVTTPVPNSRLQKQTNSDWVVRVPSQTLIEEPTSPPEQPRVTLDSIITEYLTNQHALCKNPMANCPKFNLFIPHKCPDPKPKITSANNFVVRCARRAIGYQCKSMNRKFIHSRFCPIQTIRSTSDGDFFTCAKFLPGDQSIIVGDYSGDIRIFNLHSANEENVFQTHDNYIVHLEPNRTGEFLLTSSTWGRPLSALWGIRRSDMKFALDDEEHVEFSKVSQDRIVATKLEVATIYDAATGQSIMKLVPTVSNQYTRNKATFSPFDDLVLSDGVLFDVASGKQIHKLDKLNQTQSGVFHPNGLEIVSNTEVWDVRTFHLLKTVPVLNQRTAVFSPANSAIYAISMEQELDDGDSTFDTSFKTVDAIDYSSIATIDVKKNIYDLAVNKFDTQIVVVENQGVYQSVQESVVRIYDVGRKRDDEDEQDEEDDDDDDDDMDGSDDDGSDNDDQLVINVGGGDNDNNDNNTNDDNDDDDDNLLDSESESWTSLSSGSDDSFADDVFDL; via the exons ATGACGGAGAACAGTAATTCGACTTCTGTGATGACAGAAGTCACAACTCTCATAAGAAATTGGGAAGACGAGCATGGAGAGCCTAATTATGACCCCATTCAAACTCTCACAAG ATTGGCGGAAATATGCGAAGTGGAAACTGAAAATTACCTGAAGATGGACCCAGACCCTTTTGATGAGCGTCACCCTTCAAGAACCGATCCAGACTGTAAACTtggccaaattttaaaagcgcTATTTAGAAAAGACAATTTTATGAATAAA CTTGTAAATGATTACTTACGGGATTCATATTATAGTAGGACAGGTGTTGTTGCTGGCAGAGATGTAGATCAGCTGAACATAGCTGCATGCAGGTTAATGCTTGACGTTATGCCTGGTTTAGAAACTTCAGTAGTGTTTCAa ccTGAcatggataatttaattcaccGTTTAATTAAATGGACTACAAATTCGATAGAACCTTTGCAAAGTTATGCCACGGGACTTCTGGCCGCCGCAATGGAAATTCCAGAAATTGCCACACGTTTTAG GGAACAAAATGGAAGACTTGTGCCTTTGCTTCTTCAAAGACTGCGTAGACTTCAATCCTCGTCGGAATTTGCGATGACAGCCAACAATACGAGGCCGTTTGCGCACCTGTCGTCACTAAAGTCACCTCCGTATCGCGGAGATGGAGTCATTAAAGTTACACCGCCATCTGGTGTGAAAAGGC aaaatattttcgcaGTTCGTGAAAATGGAGTCACTTCTGCTGCAAAGACTAACTTGAAAGAAACTCCCGAGGTTGTGAATTCGTCCGTCACTGAAATGAGCGAA CTGTCAGACTCTGAGAACGGCCAGAAGAGAAAAAGAGCAAAACTGGATCACGAGGCGTCGGCGACCGTTTCGGTAATAAGTCCGCCGAAGTCTTTGCCGTTTAACGAAACGAGCAACTCGTCGTGGGCGGAACTCGAGAGTTTCATGATCGGTACCGTGCAGATATTTCCGCCGACGATAGCCACCAGGCAGATTCTCATTCTCCGGTATTTGACACCCCTGGGTGAATATCAGGAATTCTTGAGCCACGTTTTCGAAAACGACGCTCTCAATTTGATCCTCTGCTACGTCAACGTCAGGGCCACCAAGGAGGCCAGACTCGCTTTCGAGGCTCTGAAATACCTCGCCGCTCTCCTGTGCCATAAAAAGTTTTCGATTGAATTCATACAGATGGACGGGTTGGAGGCACTGTTGGAAGTTCCAAGACCATCCATAGCCGCAACTGGGGTCTCCATTTGTCTGTACTATCTAGGGTACTGCGAGGAGGCGATGGAAAGGGTGTGTCTGCTCCCAAAATACATCATCACCAGTTTGGTCAA gTATGCCTTATGGTTGTTGGAGTGCTCCCACGATTCCGGGAGATGCCACGCCATCATGTTCTTCGGTCTAACCTTCCAGTTCAAGGTCATTCTAGAAGAATTTGATGCTCAAGACGGTCTAAGAAAACTTCATAATGTG ATTTCAACACTGTCCATCTTGCTGCCGGACGCGGACAGCACTCAGCTGAACGAAGACCAAGAGTGCGCTGCCAGACAGATCGTCCGCCATGTTTGCGTGGCCTACCGTCGTTACTTAGAGGCTCACCTCAACTCGAAAGTGGAGCCGATCAGGAGGTCACAATTGAGACCTAACGAAAGACCCGGACAGCCGGCTCTACCGGCCCAGCCGAGTTACAAGGCTTGCAAATCGTCACCGGAAGAAATCCAACAGAACGTTGAAATGTTGCTGCAACACATGCCCTTCAGGGTGCACTGGACGCCAGTAGATCAGCTGCTGAAGCTAGGAGGGGTCACGCTACTCCTGAAGATCATCGCTTTCGCCTACGAGTGGAACTACAGCGGCAGAGCCGAAACGGTCAGGTCGGCTCTCGATGTTTTAGCAATCGCGTGCGTCATGCCCAAAGTTCAGTTGTTGTTCTGTGATAGAGTAGATCTGCCCGAGGAGAGTGCCACAGTCG gaATCAATATTATTTTGGGAGCAGCCGAAGGGGAAATCGTTGCCGACGCCGACGTCCAGAAAGCTGCTCTGAGAGTCATAGTGAATTGCGTGTGTGCCCCCATCTGTCGA GTCGGCGGTAGTTTGGGGCGATACTCCGCAACTCTGAACTCCCCTAATAAAAAGATGAAGTTTAAAAGTAGCGAAGAGCTGATTCAGAAAGTTTGGGATTGTGTCAGGTCGAACAGCGGTATAATGGTGCTGTTACAGTTGATGAATATTAAAACTCCGATCACTGACGCCGATTGCATCCGGACTTTAGCTTGTAAAGCGTTGGCCGGTCTGGCCAGATCTGAAACGGTCAGGCAGATCGTTTCAAAGCTGCCGTTGTTTACTAGCGGTCAACTTCAAA ATTTGATGAGAGATCCGATATTGCAAGAGAAGCGCCAAGAGCACGTCACGTTCCAAAAGTATGCTCTCGAACTCTTGGAGAGGCTCTCGGGGAAGACCAAGCACAGAGGAAACGACTTGGAAGTGTCTCTGGCCAACATCCACAGA GCAAACGTGGTGGCCCAAACTAAGATACAATTCAACGACAGACAACTTCTTCAGTTGATCCACCAACACTTGATAAGCAAAGGCTTTCCGGAAACCGCCGCGAGTCTAGTCAAGGAGGCCAATCTCGGTAATTCAGTGACTCAACTTTCCGCCCATCAACCGACAAAATTCCGATACTCGAGTACTCTAACGCCGTCAAGG CTTAAACTGACATTCTCTGGGTCACAGCATCGCGCTTTGCCGTCACCTGTTATCCAAAAAGAAGAAACTACGGTTATCAACGGAGCGAACGCTAATTCACCGGCGATTAAATTGATCAA GAAAACTCAAAACCAGGTCACCACTCCCGTTCCGAATTCAAGACTTCAGAAGCAAACAAACAGCGACTGGGTGGTGAGAGTACCTTCGCAGACGTTGATCGAGGAGCCGACGAGTCCGCCCGAACAACCCCGAGTCACTCTGGATTCGATAATCACGGAATATCTGACCAATCAGCATGCGCTGTGCAAGAACCCCATGGCCAACTGTCCTAAATTCAATCTGTTCAT TCCGCATAAATGTCCGGATCCGAAACCAAAGATAACGTCAGCGAATAATTTCGTAGTGAGATGCGCCAGGAGAGCGATCGGGTATCAGTGCAAGTCCATGAATCGCAAATTCATACATTCTAGGTTTTGTCCGATCCAGACCATCAGGTCCACGTCCGACGGGGACTTCTTCACCTGCGCCAAATTCCTCCCGGGTGATCAAAGTATAATCGTTGGTGATTACAGTGGTGATAttcgaatttttaatttgcacaGCGCCAACGAAGAGAACGTGTTTCAAACTCACGATAATTATATAGTCCATCTGGAGCCGAACAGAACTGGGGAATTTCTCCTGACCAGTTCTACGTGGGGGAGACCCCTGTCGGCTCTTTGGGGAATCAGAAGATCTGACATGAA GTTTGCTCTAGATGACGAAGAACATGTAGAGTTCAGTAAAGTTTCTCAAGATAGAATCGTGGCGACTAAACTGGAGGTTGCGACT ATTTATGACGCAGCCACCGGCCAATCAATCATGAAACTAGTTCCTACAGTTAGCAACCAGTACACCAGAAACAAAGCCACTTTTAGTCCTTTTGACGATTTAGTCCTTTCGGACGGTGTACTGTTCGATGTCGCCTCCGGGAAACAAATACACAAATTGGACAAGTTGAACCAGACCCAGAGCGGTGTGTTCCACCCCAACGGTCTAGAG ATCGTATCGAATACGGAAGTCTGGGATGTCAGGACTTTCCACTTGTTGAAAACTGTGCCGGTTCTGAATCAACGCACTGCGGTTTTTTCACCTGCCAACAGCGCCATCTACGCCATTTCGATGGAGCAGGAACTAGACGACGGAGATTCGACTTTCGACACCAGTTTCAAGACGGTCGACGCCATCGACTATTCCAGCATTGCCACCATAGACGTGAAAAAGAACATTTACGATCTTGCCGTGAACAAATTCGACACTCAGATTGTTGTCGTCGAGAATCAGGGAGTGTACCAGTCGGTGCAAGAATCTGTCGTTCGGATCTACGACGTGGGGAGGAAGCGCGACGACGAAGACGAACAA GACGAAGAGGACGACGACGATGATGACGACGACATGGACGGCAGCGACGACGACGGTTCGGATAATGACG ACCAGTTGGTGATCAATGTGGGCGGCGGAGACAACGATAACAATGACAATAACACCAACGACGAtaacgacgacgacgacgacaaTTTGCTCGACAGCGAGTCCGAGAGCTGGACGAGTTTGTCGAGCGGCTCTGACGACTCGTTCGCCGATGACGTTTTCGATCTTTAA
- the mahj gene encoding protein mahjong isoform X3: protein MTENSNSTSVMTEVTTLIRNWEDEHGEPNYDPIQTLTRLAEICEVETENYLKMDPDPFDERHPSRTDPDCKLGQILKALFRKDNFMNKLVNDYLRDSYYSRTGVVAGRDVDQLNIAACRLMLDVMPGLETSVVFQPDMDNLIHRLIKWTTNSIEPLQSYATGLLAAAMEIPEIATRFREQNGRLVPLLLQRLRRLQSSSEFAMTANNTRPFAHLSSLKSPPYRGDGVIKVTPPSGVKRQNIFAVRENGVTSAAKTNLKETPEVVNSSVTEMSELSDSENGQKRKRAKLDHEASATVSVISPPKSLPFNETSNSSWAELESFMIGTVQIFPPTIATRQILILRYLTPLGEYQEFLSHVFENDALNLILCYVNVRATKEARLAFEALKYLAALLCHKKFSIEFIQMDGLEALLEVPRPSIAATGVSICLYYLGYCEEAMERVCLLPKYIITSLVKYALWLLECSHDSGRCHAIMFFGLTFQFKVILEEFDAQDGLRKLHNVISTLSILLPDADSTQLNEDQECAARQIVRHVCVAYRRYLEAHLNSKVEPIRRSQLRPNERPGQPALPAQPSYKACKSSPEEIQQNVEMLLQHMPFRVHWTPVDQLLKLGGVTLLLKIIAFAYEWNYSGRAETVRSALDVLAIACVMPKVQLLFCDRVDLPEESATVGINIILGAAEGEIVADADVQKAALRVIVNCVCAPICRVGGSLGRYSATLNSPNKKMKFKSSEELIQKVWDCVRSNSGIMVLLQLMNIKTPITDADCIRTLACKALAGLARSETVRQIVSKLPLFTSGQLQNLMRDPILQEKRQEHVTFQKYALELLERLSGKTKHRGNDLEVSLANIHRANVVAQTKIQFNDRQLLQLIHQHLISKGFPETAASLVKEANLGNSVTQLSAHQPTKFRYSSTLTPSRLKLTFSGSQHRALPSPVIQKEETTVINGANANSPAIKLIKKTQNQVTTPVPNSRLQKQTNSDWVVRVPSQTLIEEPTSPPEQPRVTLDSIITEYLTNQHALCKNPMANCPKFNLFIPHKCPDPKPKITSANNFVVRCARRAIGYQCKSMNRKFIHSRFCPIQTIRSTSDGDFFTCAKFLPGDQSIIVGDYSGDIRIFNLHSANEENVFQTHDNYIVHLEPNRTGEFLLTSSTWGRPLSALWGIRRSDMKFALDDEEHVEFSKVSQDRIVATKLEVATIYDAATGQSIMKLVPTVSNQYTRNKATFSPFDDLVLSDGVLFDVASGKQIHKLDKLNQTQSGVFHPNGLEIVSNTEVWDVRTFHLLKTVPVLNQRTAVFSPANSAIYAISMEQELDDGDSTFDTSFKTVDAIDYSSIATIDVKKNIYDLAVNKFDTQIVVVENQGVYQSVQESVVRIYDVGRKRDDEDEQDEEDDDDDDDDMDGSDDDVDVDFLDQLVINVGGGDNDNNDNNTNDDNDDDDDNLLDSESESWTSLSSGSDDSFADDVFDL from the exons ATGACGGAGAACAGTAATTCGACTTCTGTGATGACAGAAGTCACAACTCTCATAAGAAATTGGGAAGACGAGCATGGAGAGCCTAATTATGACCCCATTCAAACTCTCACAAG ATTGGCGGAAATATGCGAAGTGGAAACTGAAAATTACCTGAAGATGGACCCAGACCCTTTTGATGAGCGTCACCCTTCAAGAACCGATCCAGACTGTAAACTtggccaaattttaaaagcgcTATTTAGAAAAGACAATTTTATGAATAAA CTTGTAAATGATTACTTACGGGATTCATATTATAGTAGGACAGGTGTTGTTGCTGGCAGAGATGTAGATCAGCTGAACATAGCTGCATGCAGGTTAATGCTTGACGTTATGCCTGGTTTAGAAACTTCAGTAGTGTTTCAa ccTGAcatggataatttaattcaccGTTTAATTAAATGGACTACAAATTCGATAGAACCTTTGCAAAGTTATGCCACGGGACTTCTGGCCGCCGCAATGGAAATTCCAGAAATTGCCACACGTTTTAG GGAACAAAATGGAAGACTTGTGCCTTTGCTTCTTCAAAGACTGCGTAGACTTCAATCCTCGTCGGAATTTGCGATGACAGCCAACAATACGAGGCCGTTTGCGCACCTGTCGTCACTAAAGTCACCTCCGTATCGCGGAGATGGAGTCATTAAAGTTACACCGCCATCTGGTGTGAAAAGGC aaaatattttcgcaGTTCGTGAAAATGGAGTCACTTCTGCTGCAAAGACTAACTTGAAAGAAACTCCCGAGGTTGTGAATTCGTCCGTCACTGAAATGAGCGAA CTGTCAGACTCTGAGAACGGCCAGAAGAGAAAAAGAGCAAAACTGGATCACGAGGCGTCGGCGACCGTTTCGGTAATAAGTCCGCCGAAGTCTTTGCCGTTTAACGAAACGAGCAACTCGTCGTGGGCGGAACTCGAGAGTTTCATGATCGGTACCGTGCAGATATTTCCGCCGACGATAGCCACCAGGCAGATTCTCATTCTCCGGTATTTGACACCCCTGGGTGAATATCAGGAATTCTTGAGCCACGTTTTCGAAAACGACGCTCTCAATTTGATCCTCTGCTACGTCAACGTCAGGGCCACCAAGGAGGCCAGACTCGCTTTCGAGGCTCTGAAATACCTCGCCGCTCTCCTGTGCCATAAAAAGTTTTCGATTGAATTCATACAGATGGACGGGTTGGAGGCACTGTTGGAAGTTCCAAGACCATCCATAGCCGCAACTGGGGTCTCCATTTGTCTGTACTATCTAGGGTACTGCGAGGAGGCGATGGAAAGGGTGTGTCTGCTCCCAAAATACATCATCACCAGTTTGGTCAA gTATGCCTTATGGTTGTTGGAGTGCTCCCACGATTCCGGGAGATGCCACGCCATCATGTTCTTCGGTCTAACCTTCCAGTTCAAGGTCATTCTAGAAGAATTTGATGCTCAAGACGGTCTAAGAAAACTTCATAATGTG ATTTCAACACTGTCCATCTTGCTGCCGGACGCGGACAGCACTCAGCTGAACGAAGACCAAGAGTGCGCTGCCAGACAGATCGTCCGCCATGTTTGCGTGGCCTACCGTCGTTACTTAGAGGCTCACCTCAACTCGAAAGTGGAGCCGATCAGGAGGTCACAATTGAGACCTAACGAAAGACCCGGACAGCCGGCTCTACCGGCCCAGCCGAGTTACAAGGCTTGCAAATCGTCACCGGAAGAAATCCAACAGAACGTTGAAATGTTGCTGCAACACATGCCCTTCAGGGTGCACTGGACGCCAGTAGATCAGCTGCTGAAGCTAGGAGGGGTCACGCTACTCCTGAAGATCATCGCTTTCGCCTACGAGTGGAACTACAGCGGCAGAGCCGAAACGGTCAGGTCGGCTCTCGATGTTTTAGCAATCGCGTGCGTCATGCCCAAAGTTCAGTTGTTGTTCTGTGATAGAGTAGATCTGCCCGAGGAGAGTGCCACAGTCG gaATCAATATTATTTTGGGAGCAGCCGAAGGGGAAATCGTTGCCGACGCCGACGTCCAGAAAGCTGCTCTGAGAGTCATAGTGAATTGCGTGTGTGCCCCCATCTGTCGA GTCGGCGGTAGTTTGGGGCGATACTCCGCAACTCTGAACTCCCCTAATAAAAAGATGAAGTTTAAAAGTAGCGAAGAGCTGATTCAGAAAGTTTGGGATTGTGTCAGGTCGAACAGCGGTATAATGGTGCTGTTACAGTTGATGAATATTAAAACTCCGATCACTGACGCCGATTGCATCCGGACTTTAGCTTGTAAAGCGTTGGCCGGTCTGGCCAGATCTGAAACGGTCAGGCAGATCGTTTCAAAGCTGCCGTTGTTTACTAGCGGTCAACTTCAAA ATTTGATGAGAGATCCGATATTGCAAGAGAAGCGCCAAGAGCACGTCACGTTCCAAAAGTATGCTCTCGAACTCTTGGAGAGGCTCTCGGGGAAGACCAAGCACAGAGGAAACGACTTGGAAGTGTCTCTGGCCAACATCCACAGA GCAAACGTGGTGGCCCAAACTAAGATACAATTCAACGACAGACAACTTCTTCAGTTGATCCACCAACACTTGATAAGCAAAGGCTTTCCGGAAACCGCCGCGAGTCTAGTCAAGGAGGCCAATCTCGGTAATTCAGTGACTCAACTTTCCGCCCATCAACCGACAAAATTCCGATACTCGAGTACTCTAACGCCGTCAAGG CTTAAACTGACATTCTCTGGGTCACAGCATCGCGCTTTGCCGTCACCTGTTATCCAAAAAGAAGAAACTACGGTTATCAACGGAGCGAACGCTAATTCACCGGCGATTAAATTGATCAA GAAAACTCAAAACCAGGTCACCACTCCCGTTCCGAATTCAAGACTTCAGAAGCAAACAAACAGCGACTGGGTGGTGAGAGTACCTTCGCAGACGTTGATCGAGGAGCCGACGAGTCCGCCCGAACAACCCCGAGTCACTCTGGATTCGATAATCACGGAATATCTGACCAATCAGCATGCGCTGTGCAAGAACCCCATGGCCAACTGTCCTAAATTCAATCTGTTCAT TCCGCATAAATGTCCGGATCCGAAACCAAAGATAACGTCAGCGAATAATTTCGTAGTGAGATGCGCCAGGAGAGCGATCGGGTATCAGTGCAAGTCCATGAATCGCAAATTCATACATTCTAGGTTTTGTCCGATCCAGACCATCAGGTCCACGTCCGACGGGGACTTCTTCACCTGCGCCAAATTCCTCCCGGGTGATCAAAGTATAATCGTTGGTGATTACAGTGGTGATAttcgaatttttaatttgcacaGCGCCAACGAAGAGAACGTGTTTCAAACTCACGATAATTATATAGTCCATCTGGAGCCGAACAGAACTGGGGAATTTCTCCTGACCAGTTCTACGTGGGGGAGACCCCTGTCGGCTCTTTGGGGAATCAGAAGATCTGACATGAA GTTTGCTCTAGATGACGAAGAACATGTAGAGTTCAGTAAAGTTTCTCAAGATAGAATCGTGGCGACTAAACTGGAGGTTGCGACT ATTTATGACGCAGCCACCGGCCAATCAATCATGAAACTAGTTCCTACAGTTAGCAACCAGTACACCAGAAACAAAGCCACTTTTAGTCCTTTTGACGATTTAGTCCTTTCGGACGGTGTACTGTTCGATGTCGCCTCCGGGAAACAAATACACAAATTGGACAAGTTGAACCAGACCCAGAGCGGTGTGTTCCACCCCAACGGTCTAGAG ATCGTATCGAATACGGAAGTCTGGGATGTCAGGACTTTCCACTTGTTGAAAACTGTGCCGGTTCTGAATCAACGCACTGCGGTTTTTTCACCTGCCAACAGCGCCATCTACGCCATTTCGATGGAGCAGGAACTAGACGACGGAGATTCGACTTTCGACACCAGTTTCAAGACGGTCGACGCCATCGACTATTCCAGCATTGCCACCATAGACGTGAAAAAGAACATTTACGATCTTGCCGTGAACAAATTCGACACTCAGATTGTTGTCGTCGAGAATCAGGGAGTGTACCAGTCGGTGCAAGAATCTGTCGTTCGGATCTACGACGTGGGGAGGAAGCGCGACGACGAAGACGAACAA GACGAAGAGGACGACGACGATGATGACGACGACATGGACGGCAGCGACGACGACG TTGATGTTGATTTTCTAGACCAGTTGGTGATCAATGTGGGCGGCGGAGACAACGATAACAATGACAATAACACCAACGACGAtaacgacgacgacgacgacaaTTTGCTCGACAGCGAGTCCGAGAGCTGGACGAGTTTGTCGAGCGGCTCTGACGACTCGTTCGCCGATGACGTTTTCGATCTTTAA